One genomic window of Candidatus Minimicrobia sp. QA0096 includes the following:
- the prmC gene encoding peptide chain release factor N(5)-glutamine methyltransferase, whose protein sequence is MIISEWLKIATKSLKTANIPSARLDAELILANTLRKNRTYLHAHLDEEIDPRRFDIANARLDLRLDRVPIAYILGYKEFYGRRFTVSPSVLIPRPESEDLISLFLELTASEIAEKVLIDVGAGSGCLGITAKLERSNLSVILSDISKPALNIAEKNANALNADVHIQQQSLLNGQLKPVDYIFANLPYVDKNWDVSPELQYEPEIALFAEDEGLKLILQLISQAPKCLTPDGLLFIEADPQQHNRIIDEATKKGFIKERILNYILVLRFVGAQQY, encoded by the coding sequence ATGATTATCTCTGAATGGCTAAAAATTGCCACAAAATCCTTAAAAACGGCAAACATCCCGTCCGCCAGATTAGACGCTGAATTGATATTAGCCAACACTTTACGAAAAAACCGCACTTACCTACACGCTCACCTAGACGAAGAAATTGACCCCAGAAGATTTGACATCGCAAATGCCAGATTAGACCTAAGATTAGACCGCGTACCGATCGCCTACATTCTGGGCTATAAAGAATTTTACGGCCGTAGATTTACCGTATCTCCTTCCGTTTTAATTCCCCGCCCTGAATCCGAAGATCTGATTTCATTGTTCTTAGAACTGACCGCCAGCGAAATTGCCGAAAAAGTTTTAATTGACGTTGGCGCAGGATCTGGCTGTCTGGGAATTACTGCCAAATTAGAGAGGAGTAACTTGTCGGTAATTTTATCCGATATCAGCAAACCAGCCTTAAATATTGCAGAAAAAAATGCGAATGCCTTAAATGCGGACGTCCATATTCAACAGCAATCATTACTTAATGGCCAACTCAAACCAGTCGACTATATCTTTGCCAATTTGCCTTACGTTGACAAAAATTGGGACGTATCTCCAGAACTTCAATACGAACCAGAAATTGCGCTTTTCGCCGAAGACGAAGGATTGAAATTGATATTGCAATTGATCTCACAAGCACCAAAATGCCTTACTCCAGATGGATTATTATTCATAGAGGCAGATCCTCAGCAGCACAATAGAATAATTGACGAAGCTACAAAAAAAGGCTTCATAAAAGAAAGAATCTTAAATTACATTTTAGTTTTAAGATTTGTGGGTGCTCAGCAGTATTAA
- the lepB gene encoding signal peptidase I, with translation MDATFMDRHPKLQDGLGMVIFVVGVVIGTLLLNTFVFQTFNVEGASMETTMYTGDRLIVNRLPVTSSKLQNKNYIPNRGQIIVFKNPNFNSSTGKDEYIVKRVIAFAGERVTVKNGNVTVYNTENPDGFNPDTLVNKNEPGQPTSGDVDTTVPEGTIFVMGDHRQGSYSCDSRNCMGPIPLYDIVGPVSLRIFPFNKIRSF, from the coding sequence ATGGACGCTACTTTTATGGATCGTCATCCAAAATTACAAGATGGCCTGGGAATGGTCATTTTCGTTGTTGGCGTAGTGATTGGTACACTTTTATTGAACACTTTTGTATTTCAAACTTTCAATGTTGAAGGCGCCAGTATGGAAACAACTATGTACACTGGTGATCGCCTGATCGTCAATCGATTGCCCGTCACTAGCTCAAAATTGCAAAATAAAAATTATATTCCAAATCGTGGGCAAATAATTGTATTTAAGAATCCTAATTTCAATTCTTCGACAGGTAAAGATGAGTATATCGTCAAGCGAGTCATTGCCTTTGCCGGCGAACGAGTTACCGTAAAAAACGGCAACGTAACCGTTTACAATACAGAAAATCCCGACGGATTCAACCCTGATACTTTAGTCAATAAAAATGAGCCAGGACAGCCTACTTCTGGAGATGTCGATACGACCGTACCAGAAGGCACAATATTCGTTATGGGCGATCACCGCCAAGGAAGTTATTCTTGCGACTCTCGAAACTGCATGGGACCGATCCCCCTTTATGACATCGTTGGGCCAGTTAGCCTACGAATATTTCCTTTCAATAAAATTCGCTCGTTCTAA
- a CDS encoding LiaI-LiaF-like domain-containing protein: protein MKKSSLIRAFLSIVVVALGGVLLLKNLDIINISWDIFWGTVWAAGFVLSGLVNIFNYRNKTAWIWGLLLVAIGVLIGLNSYGIVDVSIWKVFWPVVLIAAGLAMMFNTSPKGVKRSKKLDKDGAGNEKIACFWGEEDAVKGDYTGGSLVAIFGGVDLDLRQAKIKDGSVIEIFTFCGGVNITLPDDVIIENEVRGFLGGTDDKTLPKDSAKKTLCLKGECILGGLEIK from the coding sequence ATGAAGAAAAGTTCTTTGATTAGAGCGTTTTTGAGCATTGTAGTCGTGGCGCTCGGCGGGGTTTTGCTATTGAAGAACCTCGATATTATCAACATTAGCTGGGATATTTTCTGGGGTACGGTTTGGGCTGCAGGATTTGTATTGTCTGGGCTGGTGAATATATTCAATTATCGAAATAAAACGGCGTGGATTTGGGGATTATTACTAGTCGCTATTGGCGTTCTGATTGGCTTAAATTCCTACGGAATAGTTGATGTTAGTATCTGGAAGGTATTCTGGCCTGTAGTTTTGATTGCTGCTGGTTTGGCAATGATGTTTAATACTAGCCCTAAGGGTGTTAAGCGTTCTAAAAAGTTGGATAAAGACGGCGCAGGTAATGAGAAAATTGCTTGTTTTTGGGGCGAAGAAGACGCTGTAAAGGGTGATTATACTGGCGGTTCGTTGGTTGCGATATTTGGTGGCGTGGATTTGGATTTGCGTCAAGCAAAGATTAAAGACGGTTCTGTAATTGAAATTTTTACATTTTGCGGTGGCGTTAATATTACTTTGCCAGACGATGTAATTATCGAGAACGAAGTGCGCGGATTTTTGGGCGGAACTGATGATAAAACTCTACCTAAAGATTCTGCCAAAAAGACTCTATGCCTGAAGGGTGAGTGTATTTTAGGCGGTCTGGAAATTAAATAA
- a CDS encoding ParB/RepB/Spo0J family partition protein has translation MKKGLGRGFGSLIPTNLIDETFDPTAQQDVKVSHLRDIAIDQVVPDPDQPRRFFDENALNELTESVREHGVVQPIVVTPKGDKYLIVAGERRWRAANRANLAEVPCIIRSMSDQNRLEISLIENLQRHDLNALETATAYQKLRDQFNMTLEEIGKRLGGKSISAVSNTLRLLKLPKSVQQALFEGRLNEGQARPLIGLPDDAAEDIMERAIREEWSARRIEQVVTLWKQAKASPIENKRRPADMPHADAIESLSKRFGTGVKIRTNGRGAGQISIKFKDNLEFERIRELLEK, from the coding sequence ATGAAAAAAGGTTTAGGTAGAGGTTTTGGGTCATTGATTCCAACCAATTTGATCGATGAAACGTTTGATCCGACAGCACAACAGGATGTGAAAGTTTCTCATTTGAGAGATATAGCTATTGACCAAGTTGTCCCAGACCCTGATCAGCCGCGTCGCTTTTTTGATGAAAATGCTTTGAATGAGTTGACGGAATCGGTGCGCGAGCATGGTGTGGTTCAGCCGATTGTTGTGACGCCAAAAGGCGATAAATATCTGATAGTGGCGGGCGAGCGACGTTGGCGTGCGGCGAATAGGGCGAATTTAGCAGAGGTGCCGTGTATCATCAGGAGTATGAGCGATCAAAATCGCCTGGAGATTTCTTTGATTGAAAACTTGCAGCGACATGATTTGAATGCGCTCGAAACGGCGACTGCTTATCAAAAATTACGCGACCAATTCAATATGACGCTAGAGGAAATTGGCAAGCGTTTGGGCGGCAAATCTATAAGTGCGGTCAGTAATACGTTGAGGTTGCTGAAGCTACCGAAGTCTGTGCAGCAGGCGTTGTTTGAGGGGCGATTAAATGAAGGGCAGGCAAGGCCTCTAATCGGTTTGCCTGATGACGCCGCGGAAGATATTATGGAGCGAGCTATTCGCGAGGAGTGGTCTGCGCGACGGATCGAGCAGGTTGTTACTTTATGGAAGCAGGCGAAGGCTAGTCCAATCGAGAATAAACGACGCCCAGCAGATATGCCGCATGCAGACGCTATTGAGAGTCTTTCTAAAAGGTTTGGTACGGGAGTAAAGATCCGGACGAATGGTCGTGGCGCTGGTCAAATCAGTATCAAGTTTAAGGACAATCTTGAATTCGAGCGAATAAGAGAATTACTCGAAAAATAA
- the ileS gene encoding isoleucine--tRNA ligase, translated as MKFKHGTRRRAAEYEKYWVRRWKEDDTFNKSVAQRPADNSWVFYDGPPFLTGTPHHGHLLVSTVKDTMGRFHTMKGQRVERRWGWDCHGLPAEVYVEKTLGISNKKEIGTKISVSDYVKECRAAMVRTGTEWEDTIERIGRWVEFKGAYKTMDNNYMESVWWAFKRLYEEGKIYEGEKILVYCTKDATPISKSEVAMENSYQIDTDPSLFVYFKLEDEDEYLLAWTTTPWTLPANMVLAVNQDVDYSLVAYGDKKFYVASDRVEKVMTDEKHQPLEHSIVKTIKGSELVGKRFEPLFENRGPVAHKILHADFVTTDDGTGIVHIAPAYGEDDYELCRKNDVPVLSLVDGDGNYTEGRWLGRNIWEVNKEIAKTLLEEGRALKIEYIRHEYPHCHRCGTKLMYRAHPSWFMDIQSQKKEMLEANEQTSWTPDNLRTGRFHNIIEQAPDWNLSRDRYWATPIPVWKGVKNDGTEVVKVIGSFAEFEEVTGRKLDDYHLPQVMDVTFECDGAEMHHIGKVLDCWFESGSMPFAQFHYPFENKEKFEASFPADFIIEAIDQTRGWFYSLTAVNVALFGKSPWKNLICTGFINAADGKKMSKKLKNYTDPMELMNKTSADSFRFLMLSSPLTNGENFALADKDVMDVARKLGMIWNMYDFFTMYAEVDGWEFNSDLSDPLHDLTNPLDIWIVSRLHQLIAEVERGLNNYNLQDATKPILPFLDDASNWYVRRSRRRFWKSEDDSDKNDAYRTLHYILVRLSYMLAPFTPFLAEELYHNLTGDNESIHLKDWLPAGEIDNSMLRDMNALRTAVNDGLSKRASEGIKVRQPLASVKLINTISQDTPAEVAQFLIDIAKDELNVKSVEIVTDSESESAQPSVVYDLTITPELKREGLMREIVRHVQSARKQAGLQIDDRIILSIFSDDSEISQAIDAFADVIKSETLAVELNSVVDESEKYDAKIEGKLVEISLKEA; from the coding sequence ATGAAATTCAAACATGGAACACGTCGTCGGGCTGCGGAATATGAGAAATATTGGGTGCGGCGATGGAAAGAGGATGATACATTTAACAAGTCGGTCGCGCAGCGTCCTGCCGATAATTCTTGGGTTTTTTATGACGGTCCTCCGTTTTTGACGGGAACGCCACACCACGGACATTTGTTGGTTAGCACGGTGAAGGATACGATGGGACGATTTCACACGATGAAAGGTCAGCGAGTTGAGCGCCGTTGGGGTTGGGATTGTCACGGACTACCAGCAGAGGTTTACGTCGAAAAAACGCTAGGCATTTCTAACAAAAAAGAGATTGGCACGAAAATTAGCGTTTCAGACTATGTCAAGGAATGTCGAGCGGCTATGGTGCGAACTGGCACCGAGTGGGAAGACACGATTGAGCGAATTGGACGTTGGGTCGAGTTTAAGGGCGCTTATAAAACCATGGATAATAATTACATGGAATCTGTTTGGTGGGCATTCAAGAGACTTTACGAAGAAGGCAAAATCTACGAAGGCGAAAAGATTTTGGTCTATTGTACGAAGGATGCGACACCAATCTCTAAGAGTGAAGTGGCTATGGAAAATAGCTATCAAATAGACACTGATCCGAGCTTGTTTGTTTACTTTAAGCTGGAGGATGAAGATGAGTATTTGCTTGCGTGGACGACAACGCCGTGGACTTTGCCGGCAAATATGGTTTTGGCGGTGAATCAGGATGTCGATTATTCTTTGGTAGCGTACGGCGATAAAAAGTTTTACGTTGCAAGCGACCGTGTTGAGAAAGTTATGACGGATGAAAAACACCAGCCGCTGGAACATTCGATTGTTAAGACGATTAAGGGCTCCGAATTGGTAGGAAAGCGATTTGAGCCTTTGTTCGAAAATCGTGGGCCGGTTGCGCATAAGATTCTTCACGCCGATTTCGTGACGACTGATGATGGTACGGGAATTGTTCATATTGCGCCAGCTTACGGTGAGGACGATTATGAATTGTGCCGAAAAAATGACGTTCCAGTGCTATCGTTGGTTGACGGTGATGGAAATTACACAGAAGGCAGGTGGCTGGGTCGCAATATTTGGGAAGTAAATAAAGAGATAGCGAAGACTTTATTGGAAGAAGGTCGGGCGCTGAAAATTGAATATATTCGCCACGAATATCCACATTGCCATCGATGCGGCACGAAATTGATGTACCGTGCTCACCCAAGTTGGTTTATGGATATTCAGAGTCAGAAAAAGGAAATGTTGGAGGCGAACGAGCAGACAAGCTGGACGCCAGACAATCTGAGGACTGGACGATTCCATAACATCATCGAGCAGGCGCCGGATTGGAATTTGAGCCGCGATCGTTACTGGGCAACACCAATTCCAGTGTGGAAGGGCGTGAAAAATGACGGCACGGAAGTGGTGAAGGTGATTGGTAGCTTTGCGGAATTTGAAGAAGTTACGGGCCGCAAGTTGGACGATTATCACTTGCCGCAAGTTATGGACGTTACGTTTGAGTGCGACGGCGCAGAAATGCATCATATTGGTAAGGTTTTGGACTGTTGGTTTGAGTCTGGCTCGATGCCGTTTGCTCAGTTCCATTATCCATTTGAGAACAAGGAAAAATTTGAAGCAAGTTTTCCTGCCGATTTCATCATTGAAGCGATTGATCAAACTCGTGGCTGGTTTTATAGCTTAACGGCGGTAAACGTGGCTTTGTTTGGTAAATCTCCATGGAAGAATTTGATTTGTACTGGATTTATCAATGCCGCCGACGGTAAAAAAATGAGCAAGAAGCTAAAAAATTATACCGATCCGATGGAACTTATGAATAAGACTTCGGCCGACAGTTTCCGATTCTTGATGCTTTCAAGTCCGCTAACAAATGGCGAAAACTTTGCCTTGGCGGATAAGGACGTGATGGATGTAGCGCGTAAGCTTGGTATGATCTGGAATATGTACGATTTCTTCACGATGTATGCTGAAGTTGACGGCTGGGAGTTTAATAGCGATTTGTCAGATCCGCTTCATGATTTAACAAATCCGTTGGATATTTGGATTGTGTCGAGGCTGCATCAATTGATAGCAGAGGTTGAGCGAGGTCTTAATAATTACAATCTACAGGACGCAACCAAGCCGATCTTGCCGTTCTTAGACGACGCAAGTAACTGGTATGTCCGACGCAGCCGCCGCCGCTTCTGGAAATCTGAAGATGACAGTGATAAAAATGACGCTTACCGCACGCTCCATTATATTTTGGTGCGACTCAGTTATATGCTAGCGCCGTTTACGCCATTCTTAGCGGAAGAATTGTATCATAATTTGACGGGCGATAACGAGTCGATTCATCTTAAAGATTGGTTGCCAGCTGGTGAAATAGATAATTCAATGCTACGCGACATGAATGCACTGCGTACTGCGGTGAATGATGGCTTGTCGAAGCGCGCATCGGAGGGAATTAAGGTGCGTCAGCCGTTGGCGTCTGTGAAGCTTATCAACACTATTTCTCAGGATACGCCAGCGGAAGTTGCGCAGTTCTTGATCGATATTGCTAAAGATGAATTGAACGTGAAATCGGTTGAAATTGTTACAGATTCAGAGTCTGAGTCGGCGCAACCGAGCGTTGTTTATGACTTAACAATCACTCCTGAACTAAAGCGCGAAGGTTTGATGCGTGAAATCGTTCGCCACGTTCAAAGCGCACGCAAGCAGGCTGGTCTACAGATAGATGATCGAATTATATTGAGTATTTTCAGTGACGATTCTGAAATATCTCAAGCTATTGATGCTTTCGCCGATGTCATTAAATCTGAGACTCTTGCTGTGGAATTGAACTCTGTGGTCGATGAATCAGAAAAATATGATGCCAAAATCGAGGGTAAATTGGTAGAAATTTCCCTGAAAGAAGCTTAA
- the rplU gene encoding 50S ribosomal protein L21, with protein sequence MKAVVKISGKQYLVSEKESLLVDLLPEGTKELTLDALLVIDGDKIKVGTPTVKGSSVKAKVVEAEVKGDKLRVIRYKSKKRVHKETGHRQKYTKIEITSIK encoded by the coding sequence ATGAAAGCAGTCGTAAAAATCTCTGGCAAACAATATCTTGTCAGTGAAAAAGAGTCCCTCTTGGTGGATCTCCTCCCTGAAGGCACAAAAGAACTCACTCTCGACGCACTTTTGGTGATTGATGGTGATAAAATCAAGGTTGGTACGCCAACTGTAAAAGGCTCTAGCGTTAAGGCTAAGGTCGTAGAAGCGGAAGTTAAGGGCGATAAGCTTCGTGTTATCCGCTACAAGAGTAAGAAGCGTGTGCACAAAGAAACTGGTCATCGCCAGAAGTACACGAAGATTGAAATTACGTCAATCAAATAG
- a CDS encoding sugar phosphate nucleotidyltransferase, translated as MITKAIIPVAGWGTRMLPITKSIEKCMLPVGTRPVIDYIVQDVVRAGVKDIYFVVGEQSTQVQSYYRSNIQLNDYLRRAGKEDKLPLVAPLRDVRIHFLTQPGTGGYGTSIPVGLASEFIEQGESAFVIMGDQFFWRDDGGSNAADLAELVESRGLSAGLLGNPVEEEFIPQTGIIETDDQGNFVRIIEKPKLEEAPSNLSNSSFYVLNKEIFELARTLPANPKRGEFELTDAINAYIDGGGVIAVGEAKGEYMECGSPSGWLKANNVMAKNVNC; from the coding sequence ATGATTACTAAAGCTATTATTCCGGTTGCGGGCTGGGGCACGCGAATGTTGCCGATTACCAAATCTATTGAAAAATGTATGCTGCCGGTCGGTACGAGGCCGGTGATTGATTATATCGTGCAAGACGTTGTGCGCGCTGGCGTTAAGGATATTTACTTCGTGGTTGGTGAACAAAGCACTCAAGTGCAGAGCTATTATCGATCAAATATTCAATTAAACGATTATCTGCGCCGTGCAGGAAAAGAAGATAAATTACCTCTGGTGGCGCCACTTCGCGACGTCCGAATACATTTTTTAACCCAACCGGGAACTGGTGGTTACGGCACAAGCATTCCAGTTGGTCTGGCGAGTGAATTTATTGAACAGGGCGAATCGGCCTTTGTGATTATGGGCGATCAATTCTTTTGGCGTGACGACGGCGGCTCAAATGCGGCTGATTTGGCGGAGTTGGTGGAATCGCGTGGATTGTCGGCTGGGCTATTGGGAAATCCTGTCGAAGAGGAGTTTATTCCGCAAACAGGAATTATTGAAACTGACGATCAGGGCAATTTTGTGCGAATAATTGAAAAGCCGAAACTGGAAGAAGCTCCAAGCAACCTCAGCAATTCAAGTTTTTACGTTCTGAACAAAGAGATTTTTGAGTTGGCGCGAACCTTGCCAGCGAACCCTAAGAGAGGCGAGTTTGAGCTAACGGACGCGATTAATGCGTATATCGATGGCGGCGGCGTGATTGCTGTTGGTGAGGCTAAGGGCGAATATATGGAATGCGGCTCACCGAGTGGTTGGTTGAAGGCGAATAACGTTATGGCGAAAAACGTTAATTGTTAA
- a CDS encoding WxL protein peptidoglycan domain-containing protein: MKNLLWSKAIGAAMIAGLILPVSVSANGIGGRPANPDPNNPRTSSIFIYNLSGGASKSDQLYVQNGSDKEETIEVYSVDGTVTTTGDMTCKEKSEDKVGAGKWVSVSKKEVTLGANENTLVDFTVNVPSKADVGEHNACMVVQRKANQASNNAGGIQVQTRQAIRMAITVPGDIHRDVTIEKFNIKNSNSSQLYEIALKNSGNVSADVDVKLVVKDPMGNVVYKNGGVNATIANETRQFNYDSNLAPFWGGKYKVELSISYKKKAGEWGISQDKNELITKTAESKELFFWPSTTALMMIGGGILLFIILIVIIVIKSKRNKKTVQFKKR; encoded by the coding sequence ATGAAGAATTTATTGTGGAGTAAGGCTATTGGAGCGGCGATGATTGCAGGGTTGATTCTACCTGTGTCGGTGTCTGCTAATGGTATTGGTGGTCGACCAGCAAATCCTGATCCGAATAATCCCAGGACAAGCTCAATTTTCATATATAATCTTTCTGGTGGCGCTTCGAAATCTGACCAATTGTATGTTCAAAACGGGTCTGATAAAGAAGAAACGATTGAAGTTTATTCGGTTGACGGCACGGTTACGACGACTGGTGATATGACTTGCAAAGAGAAGTCGGAGGATAAAGTTGGTGCGGGCAAATGGGTTTCTGTCTCTAAAAAAGAGGTGACTCTTGGCGCGAATGAGAACACGCTTGTTGATTTTACGGTAAATGTTCCAAGCAAAGCAGATGTTGGCGAGCATAATGCATGCATGGTTGTTCAGCGGAAGGCTAATCAGGCGTCAAATAATGCTGGTGGCATTCAAGTCCAGACTCGTCAGGCTATCCGTATGGCGATAACCGTTCCTGGCGATATTCACCGTGACGTGACGATTGAGAAGTTTAATATTAAGAATTCTAACAGTAGTCAATTGTATGAAATTGCCTTAAAAAACTCTGGCAATGTGTCGGCTGATGTTGACGTAAAGCTGGTCGTGAAAGACCCGATGGGGAATGTTGTCTATAAAAACGGTGGTGTGAATGCAACGATTGCGAATGAAACGCGGCAGTTTAATTATGATAGTAATTTGGCGCCGTTTTGGGGCGGAAAATATAAGGTAGAGTTGTCGATTTCCTATAAAAAGAAGGCTGGCGAGTGGGGGATTAGCCAGGACAAAAATGAGCTAATCACCAAAACCGCCGAATCAAAAGAATTGTTCTTCTGGCCATCAACTACAGCGCTAATGATGATTGGCGGTGGAATACTTTTGTTCATTATCTTGATAGTGATAATTGTAATAAAATCAAAACGGAACAAAAAAACTGTTCAATTTAAAAAACGTTGA
- a CDS encoding LCP family protein translates to MKPRKQSMDGFVAKRPQRTSLGEITSKKTTTLGHSRSNEDSPQVSNNATRNIQQPTSANKLKQNISESLAAIDENTQPSPRQERKQKRKKKLITRIVLAIIGIIIAIAAGWLLLKLWHTMNSVFHNGGILGLFSQQKLKEDAYGRSNVLILGTTDDDPDHPGATLTDSMMILSVNQTKKDAYMFSIPRDLYVKFGMACNSGYAGKINEYFGCVNSGDSAQAEAERMDKTKKFIGDIFGMDIQYVAHINTAVIRDAVNAVGGVTVDVQSRDPRGILDPSMDWMCRAKELNYQQRRERCPTGHYMQLTNGKHEMDGEKAMWFSRARGLVAPTYGLEQSNFDREKNQQLVLMALKNKATSTGTLTDFGKVTSLMDAMGKNLRTNIDTKEIRTIMNLGSEIKESDIHRLSFVDENNVLMTTGTVGGASIVQPAAGLYDYNDIRAYIKSEIYATPLSKEKATVAVLNGSGVAGAAQKEADKLTELGMKVVHVGNAPGNEKLGKTQVYQLPAGKEKTATKDKFKELYGSVSSDSSKYNLNVDAQFIVVVGTGS, encoded by the coding sequence ATGAAACCACGCAAACAGTCGATGGACGGATTTGTCGCCAAGCGACCACAGCGAACTTCGTTGGGGGAAATTACTAGCAAAAAAACGACTACGCTCGGGCATTCTCGTAGTAACGAAGATAGTCCGCAAGTGTCGAATAATGCGACAAGAAATATTCAGCAACCAACTTCTGCTAATAAATTAAAGCAGAATATTAGCGAATCGTTGGCGGCGATTGATGAAAACACCCAGCCTTCTCCTCGGCAGGAGCGTAAGCAGAAGCGTAAGAAAAAGTTAATTACCAGGATTGTTCTTGCGATTATCGGAATTATTATTGCAATTGCAGCTGGTTGGCTGTTGTTGAAGCTTTGGCATACAATGAACTCAGTATTCCATAACGGTGGAATCTTAGGACTATTTTCGCAGCAGAAGCTGAAAGAGGATGCTTATGGCAGAAGTAATGTGCTGATTTTAGGTACAACAGATGACGATCCGGACCATCCAGGTGCGACATTGACTGACTCAATGATGATTCTTAGCGTCAATCAGACAAAGAAGGATGCGTATATGTTTAGCATTCCGCGTGACTTGTATGTAAAATTTGGCATGGCGTGTAATTCTGGCTACGCTGGTAAAATCAATGAGTATTTTGGTTGTGTAAATAGTGGAGATAGCGCACAGGCAGAAGCCGAACGAATGGATAAAACTAAGAAATTCATCGGCGATATATTCGGTATGGATATTCAATACGTGGCGCATATTAATACCGCGGTAATTCGCGATGCTGTCAATGCGGTCGGCGGAGTTACCGTTGATGTGCAGAGTCGTGATCCACGAGGAATTCTTGATCCAAGTATGGACTGGATGTGCCGAGCGAAGGAATTGAATTATCAGCAACGTCGCGAACGATGCCCAACGGGTCACTATATGCAATTGACTAACGGCAAGCACGAAATGGACGGCGAAAAAGCGATGTGGTTCTCTCGAGCGCGTGGTTTGGTGGCACCAACTTACGGATTGGAACAATCTAACTTTGACCGAGAGAAAAACCAGCAATTGGTGCTTATGGCGCTGAAAAACAAAGCTACTTCCACAGGAACACTGACTGACTTTGGTAAGGTGACGTCTCTTATGGATGCCATGGGCAAAAACTTGCGCACAAACATTGACACGAAAGAAATCCGTACAATTATGAACCTTGGTTCAGAGATAAAAGAATCTGATATTCATAGACTGAGTTTTGTGGATGAAAACAACGTACTTATGACTACTGGCACGGTAGGTGGCGCAAGCATAGTCCAGCCGGCTGCGGGATTGTATGATTATAACGACATTCGCGCTTATATAAAATCTGAGATTTACGCAACGCCGTTATCTAAGGAAAAAGCCACAGTTGCTGTCTTGAATGGTTCCGGCGTGGCTGGTGCAGCACAGAAAGAAGCGGACAAATTGACGGAATTAGGAATGAAAGTTGTTCATGTTGGCAATGCTCCAGGTAATGAAAAGCTAGGGAAGACTCAAGTTTATCAATTGCCAGCTGGTAAAGAAAAAACCGCCACAAAAGATAAATTTAAGGAGTTGTACGGCTCGGTTTCATCAGATTCCTCGAAGTATAATTTGAATGTTGACGCGCAATTTATCGTTGTTGTGGGAACTGGCTCATAA
- a CDS encoding ParA family protein, whose amino-acid sequence MTKIIAVTNQKGGVGKTTTSINVAYFLAKAGKKTLLVDFDPQGNATSGLGIDKQNLGATISEVIMRQIDLANIILPTEYKNLSIAPATPHLANTEVELAQAQGRFVRLREALQKATDYDYIIIDSPPSLSLLTVNGMIAANYVLLPVQAEFYALEGLGQLLESMKLIKKGLNPPLELLGVLLTMMDSRTTLSGQVHAEVKKYFPDKIFKNSIPRNIRLAEAPSHGAPVGAYDRFSKGSRAYKALTKEIIERVER is encoded by the coding sequence ATGACAAAAATCATTGCGGTGACAAATCAAAAAGGTGGCGTCGGCAAAACAACGACGTCAATTAACGTAGCATATTTTTTGGCAAAAGCTGGCAAGAAAACATTGTTGGTGGATTTTGATCCGCAGGGCAATGCCACTAGCGGACTTGGGATAGATAAGCAGAATTTGGGCGCAACAATATCAGAGGTGATTATGCGGCAAATTGACCTAGCGAATATCATATTGCCGACGGAATATAAAAACTTATCAATCGCTCCAGCTACACCTCATTTGGCGAATACGGAAGTAGAATTGGCGCAGGCGCAGGGAAGATTTGTTCGTTTGCGAGAAGCTTTACAAAAGGCGACGGATTACGATTATATTATTATTGATAGCCCGCCGAGCTTGAGCTTGTTGACAGTCAACGGTATGATTGCCGCTAATTACGTATTGCTTCCAGTTCAGGCAGAATTTTACGCATTGGAAGGATTGGGGCAGCTTTTGGAAAGTATGAAATTGATAAAGAAGGGGCTTAATCCGCCTCTGGAATTATTGGGTGTTTTATTGACGATGATGGACTCCAGGACTACGTTATCTGGGCAGGTTCATGCTGAGGTTAAAAAGTATTTTCCAGATAAGATTTTCAAGAATAGCATTCCGAGAAACATTCGCTTGGCTGAGGCTCCTAGCCATGGTGCGCCAGTTGGGGCGTATGATCGTTTTTCAAAAGGTTCTCGGGCTTATAAGGCACTAACGAAAGAAATTATAGAGAGGGTGGAACGATGA